One window from the genome of Acidobacteriota bacterium encodes:
- a CDS encoding peptidase S41: MRGVRVRPRPGGNMLRRLPISMVTWLGAVCMTAAAAAPASAQTKLLRFPDIHGDQVVFSYAGDLWLASTEGGLAARLTAHPGLELFPRFSPDGSRIAFTGQYDGDEQVYVIPASGGVPRQLTYYPARGPLAPRWGYDNQVYDWSPDGRAVLFRSLRYSTDLSDSRLFLASADGGLPVPLPMPESGAGDLSPDGTRVVYSPLFRDFRTWKRYEGGWAQELYIFDRETHVVERVTTHRRADRDPMWIGNAIYFTSDRDGTLNLYSYELASRETTQLTDSDTWDVRWPGDDGAGRIVYELNGELQIYAIDEGTSRPISITVPDDGLAMRPSRVAAADLIEDAELSPKGERALFVARGDVFTAPIENGPTRNLTRSSSAHDRWARWSPDGGRIAYVSDATGEDEIYLIAQNGSGDPEQLTTGGQAMLYAPEWSPTGKHLAYSDKDGRLRVIDVETKEIVEVADEARGPLRDYVWSPRGGHLAFSMTDPTEFRSIWVWSLADGALQRVTDELFHEWNPAWDPDGDYLYYLSDRQFAPQLGSFEWNYLVDRETGIYALALRKDVEHPLPPQSDEVEVTGDDEADEDAADDTASDAAGDDDGDDGDGGDDEAPITIEFDGLSRRVVRLPVTFDNYVGLSGADDGVFFIRAGAQYYGRGADVQPALQRFTFADRETATIAGGIGGYAVSRDGEKVLVREGGGWNVYPAGGGDATTVSTRGLMVDRVPADEWAQIFDEVWRRFRDFFYVENMHGYDWKALRDRYRPLLAHVAHRSDLNYVIGEMVAELNVSHAYIAGGDWETPDRPQVALPGAVFELDAAAGRYRIAEIFTGHNEEPRYRAPLTEIGVDAGLGDYVLAIDGEELLGSDNPYRVLLHRADRPVRLTLNDEPTFDGSREVTFTPVTEERSLRYLTEVEANRRKVSEMTDGRVGYLHIPDMGAQGIQEFVKWFYGQVRKEGLVIDVRGNGGGNVSQMLIERLGRRVLGTSFARTYDTPGTYPAVAFHGHLVCILDEDSASDGDIFPYRFREAGLGPLIGKRSWGGVIGITSHGPLLDGGSVNVPQFGTNGADGSWVVENVGVEPDIEVENDPRSVIAGRDPQLERAVEEVLRMMREDPKALPERPAPPVKTP; this comes from the coding sequence ATGCGAGGGGTTCGCGTCCGTCCGCGACCAGGAGGCAACATGCTCCGACGACTTCCGATTTCGATGGTGACGTGGCTCGGCGCCGTATGCATGACGGCGGCCGCGGCAGCGCCCGCGTCCGCGCAGACGAAGCTGCTTCGTTTCCCGGACATCCACGGCGACCAGGTGGTCTTCAGCTACGCCGGGGACCTGTGGCTCGCCTCTACCGAAGGGGGCCTGGCGGCCCGGCTGACCGCCCATCCCGGCCTGGAGCTGTTCCCGCGGTTCTCCCCCGACGGCTCCCGTATAGCATTCACCGGGCAGTACGACGGCGACGAGCAGGTCTACGTCATCCCGGCGTCCGGCGGGGTGCCGCGGCAGCTCACGTACTATCCGGCGCGTGGTCCGCTGGCGCCGCGCTGGGGCTACGACAACCAGGTCTACGACTGGTCGCCCGACGGGCGGGCGGTCCTGTTCCGGTCGCTTCGCTACAGCACGGACCTTTCGGACAGCCGGCTATTCCTGGCCTCCGCCGACGGCGGGCTGCCGGTGCCGCTGCCGATGCCGGAGTCCGGGGCGGGAGACCTGTCGCCGGACGGGACGCGGGTCGTCTACTCGCCGCTCTTCCGCGACTTCCGGACCTGGAAGCGCTACGAGGGGGGCTGGGCGCAGGAGCTCTACATCTTCGACCGCGAGACGCACGTGGTCGAGCGGGTCACGACGCACCGGCGCGCCGACCGCGACCCGATGTGGATCGGCAACGCCATCTACTTCACCTCGGACCGGGACGGCACGCTCAACCTGTACAGCTACGAACTCGCGTCGCGCGAGACGACGCAACTCACCGATAGCGACACCTGGGACGTGCGCTGGCCGGGTGACGACGGCGCCGGCCGGATCGTCTACGAGTTGAACGGTGAGCTGCAGATCTATGCGATCGACGAGGGGACCTCGCGGCCGATCTCCATCACGGTTCCGGACGACGGCCTGGCGATGCGGCCGTCGCGGGTGGCGGCGGCCGACCTGATCGAGGATGCGGAACTGAGTCCCAAGGGAGAGCGGGCGCTCTTCGTCGCGCGCGGAGACGTCTTCACCGCCCCCATCGAGAACGGCCCCACCCGCAACCTGACGCGCAGCTCCTCGGCCCACGACAGGTGGGCGCGCTGGTCGCCGGACGGCGGCCGTATCGCCTACGTGTCGGACGCGACCGGCGAGGACGAGATCTACCTGATTGCCCAGAACGGATCCGGCGACCCGGAGCAGCTCACCACGGGCGGGCAGGCGATGCTGTACGCGCCGGAGTGGTCGCCGACCGGGAAGCACCTGGCCTACAGCGACAAGGACGGGCGGCTCCGCGTCATCGACGTGGAGACGAAGGAGATCGTCGAGGTCGCGGACGAGGCGCGCGGTCCGCTGCGCGACTACGTCTGGTCTCCCCGCGGCGGCCATCTGGCGTTCTCGATGACCGATCCCACCGAGTTCAGATCCATCTGGGTCTGGAGCCTGGCCGACGGCGCGCTGCAGCGGGTCACCGACGAGCTCTTCCACGAGTGGAATCCGGCGTGGGACCCGGACGGCGACTATCTCTACTACCTGTCCGACCGGCAGTTCGCGCCGCAGCTCGGCTCGTTCGAATGGAACTACCTGGTGGATCGCGAGACCGGCATCTATGCGCTGGCGCTGCGAAAGGACGTGGAGCATCCGCTGCCGCCGCAGAGCGACGAGGTGGAGGTGACCGGGGACGACGAGGCGGACGAGGACGCGGCCGACGACACGGCGTCGGACGCTGCCGGGGACGATGACGGCGATGACGGCGACGGCGGGGACGACGAGGCACCCATCACCATCGAGTTCGACGGGTTGTCCCGGCGCGTCGTGCGCCTGCCGGTGACCTTCGACAACTACGTGGGATTGAGCGGGGCGGACGACGGCGTCTTCTTCATCCGCGCAGGTGCGCAGTACTACGGGCGGGGCGCCGACGTGCAGCCGGCGCTGCAGCGCTTCACGTTCGCGGACCGCGAGACGGCGACCATCGCCGGGGGCATCGGCGGGTACGCGGTCTCGCGCGACGGCGAGAAGGTGCTGGTGCGGGAAGGCGGCGGCTGGAACGTCTACCCGGCGGGCGGCGGCGACGCCACCACGGTGTCGACGCGCGGGCTGATGGTCGACCGCGTGCCGGCCGACGAGTGGGCGCAGATCTTCGACGAGGTCTGGCGTCGGTTCCGCGACTTCTTCTACGTCGAGAACATGCACGGCTACGACTGGAAGGCGCTGCGCGACCGGTACCGGCCGCTGCTGGCCCACGTCGCCCACCGCTCGGATCTCAACTACGTCATCGGCGAGATGGTGGCGGAGCTCAACGTGAGCCACGCCTACATCGCGGGCGGCGACTGGGAGACGCCCGACCGGCCGCAGGTCGCCCTGCCGGGCGCGGTCTTCGAGCTCGACGCCGCGGCCGGCCGCTACCGCATCGCCGAGATCTTCACCGGCCACAACGAGGAGCCGCGCTACCGGGCGCCGCTCACCGAGATCGGCGTCGACGCGGGCCTCGGCGACTACGTGCTCGCCATCGACGGCGAGGAGCTGCTCGGGTCCGACAACCCCTACCGCGTGCTGCTGCACCGCGCCGACCGGCCGGTCCGACTGACGCTGAACGACGAGCCGACCTTCGACGGGTCGCGCGAGGTGACGTTCACGCCGGTCACCGAGGAGCGCAGCCTGCGCTACCTGACCGAGGTCGAGGCCAACCGCCGCAAGGTGTCGGAGATGACCGACGGCCGCGTCGGCTACCTGCACATCCCGGACATGGGCGCGCAAGGCATCCAGGAATTCGTCAAGTGGTTCTACGGGCAGGTCCGCAAGGAGGGACTCGTCATCGACGTGCGCGGCAACGGCGGCGGCAACGTCTCGCAGATGCTCATCGAGCGTCTCGGCCGCCGCGTCCTCGGGACGAGCTTCGCGCGGACCTACGACACGCCGGGCACCTATCCGGCCGTGGCGTTCCACGGCCACCTCGTCTGCATCCTCGACGAGGACTCCGCCTCGGACGGCGACATCTTCCCCTACCGCTTCCGCGAGGCGGGTCTCGGGCCGCTGATCGGCAAGCGCTCGTGGGGCGGCGTCATCGGCATCACCAGCCACGGCCCGCTCCTCGACGGCGGCTCGGTCAACGTCCCGCAGTTCGGCACCAACGGCGCCGACGGCAGCTGGGTGGTCGAGAACGTGGGGGTCGAGCCGGACATCGAGGTGGAGAACGACCCGCGCTCGGTCATAGCCGGCCGCGACCCGCAGCTCGAGCGCGCCGTCGAGGAGGTCCTGCGCATGATGCGGGAGGACCCGAAGGCGCTGCCGGAGCGCCCGGCGCCGCCGGTCAAGACGCCGTAG
- a CDS encoding enoyl-CoA hydratase/isomerase family protein, whose amino-acid sequence MITTETRDHVTVVRLEHGKVNAFDVELMRRWIAELARLEQADTRAVVLTGTGTVFSAGVELRRLTDGGREYVKAFLPLLGDAFFKTFTFPKPLVAAVNGHAIAGGCVLACACDYRLMAEGKGRIGTPELSVGVPFPSMALEILRLVVPAHRLQAVIYRGLTCTPDDAVANGFVDELSAPDALLGRAVEVAAHLGSLPSASFSLTKRIIRQPSRDRVVRAMRSVDEEVQEAWMSAPVQDAVRAYVERTLRK is encoded by the coding sequence ATGATTACCACCGAGACTCGCGATCACGTGACGGTCGTCCGGTTGGAGCACGGCAAGGTCAACGCCTTCGACGTCGAGTTGATGAGACGCTGGATCGCCGAGCTCGCGCGGCTCGAACAGGCTGACACGCGAGCCGTGGTCCTGACCGGGACCGGCACGGTCTTCTCCGCCGGCGTGGAATTGCGCCGGCTGACGGACGGGGGCCGCGAGTATGTCAAGGCGTTCCTGCCGTTGCTCGGCGATGCCTTCTTCAAGACGTTCACCTTCCCGAAGCCGCTCGTCGCCGCGGTCAACGGGCACGCCATCGCCGGCGGCTGCGTCCTGGCCTGCGCCTGCGACTACCGCTTGATGGCCGAGGGCAAGGGCCGGATCGGAACCCCCGAGCTGTCGGTCGGCGTGCCGTTCCCGAGCATGGCGCTGGAGATTCTGCGGCTCGTCGTGCCTGCGCACCGTCTGCAGGCGGTCATCTATCGCGGGCTCACCTGCACGCCGGACGATGCCGTGGCGAACGGCTTCGTGGACGAGCTGTCCGCTCCGGACGCGCTCCTCGGGCGCGCCGTGGAGGTCGCCGCGCATCTCGGTTCGCTGCCGAGCGCCTCGTTCTCGCTCACGAAGCGCATCATCCGCCAGCCCAGCCGGGATCGCGTGGTGCGCGCCATGCGATCGGTGGACGAGGAAGTGCAGGAGGCGTGGATGTCCGCCCCGGTGCAGGATGCCGTCCGCGCGTACGTGGAGCGAACGCTCCGCAAGTAG
- a CDS encoding ABC transporter permease: protein MSLLALIRRNVLHYWRTNLAVVAGVAVAVAVLAGALLVGASVRSSLRALALERLGAIDRVVTSARFVPASIGADMLAADRLEGRFETAAPVVAVEGFVTHQSSGRRASAVQVYGVDERFWAFHGLDPAAFALGRNAALVSSGLAGELEAAPEDALLVRVEKPSAVPLSSLHGRRDDVGRTLRLGIERVLDAAELGEFSFRPQQGLARSVFVSLERLQGELEQEGRVNTLLLGHGPATGSDDGGFGAVEDAARQAAAEAAVRDEATLEDLGLRVRAIADHGAVAVESEAGLLTDATVAAVESVASGLGVRAEPVLSYLANQIRSGERVTPYSVIAARDLAAVGDADLTAPSEAAAPVILNQWTADDLDVGPGDPLTIEYYLWADEGRLTTHEAELRVAGVVPIAGAAADPDLTPDYPGITEATNVIDWDPPFPVDLELIRPVDETYWDDYRTTPKAFIPLAAGQRMWASRWGQVTSVRLYPAPGEDLAATRDRLAAALREALDPLALGFVVYPARSLALEASAGVTDFGLYFIYFSFFLVVSALLLASLFFRLGVEQRLRELGLLRATGFPAGAIRRVFLAEAGILSVAGSALGVVGAVLYAELIMLGLRTWWVDAVGTTRLTLDASPAMLGAGAAGGVLAALGSIAWTLRALAPASPRSLLTGAVAEVTGVAEVVAPESPSGSRAWRVGAALTGVGFVLIALAAAGSIGATGGFFGGGLTLLAALLVLAWACLNQRPGRSSDGSWSVSQVGFRNASYRPGRSVLCIALIAFAAFIIVAVDAFRREGAGDALDRSSGTGGYTLLADTLLPVVHDPTTPEGRSELFLDDLFAEGEPLAGVTLARFRLRPGEDASCLNLYQAKDPRVLAPSAAFVAEGRFGFGATAAETPEEKANPWLLLDREFDDGAIPALADATSLAYALHLSIGDDFVLNRDTDRPVTLRIVGALSDSIFQRELLIGERHFERVFPDYDGYRFFLIDAPPERAGEVSAALEDRLVDFGFDVVSAAERLAAFHRVENTYLATFQTLGGLGLVLGTFGLGAVLLRNVLERRRELALMRAVGYNAGHLSAMVLAENAFLLFAGLAIGAGCAIVAIAPAWLERGGGVPLLSLGGLLFIVVATGLAASLAATVAAVRSPLLGSLRAE, encoded by the coding sequence ATGAGCCTGCTCGCACTCATCCGACGGAACGTCCTGCATTACTGGCGGACCAATCTCGCGGTCGTGGCCGGCGTCGCGGTGGCGGTGGCGGTGCTCGCCGGCGCGCTGCTCGTGGGCGCGTCGGTACGGTCGAGCCTGCGCGCGCTGGCGCTCGAGCGCCTGGGCGCCATCGACCGCGTAGTCACCAGCGCACGCTTCGTGCCGGCGTCGATCGGCGCGGACATGCTGGCGGCCGACCGGCTGGAAGGGCGGTTCGAGACCGCTGCGCCGGTGGTCGCGGTCGAAGGCTTCGTGACGCACCAGTCGAGCGGCCGGCGGGCGTCGGCGGTCCAGGTCTACGGGGTCGACGAGCGCTTCTGGGCCTTTCACGGTCTGGATCCGGCAGCGTTCGCGCTGGGGCGCAACGCGGCGTTGGTGAGCAGCGGGCTGGCCGGTGAGCTGGAGGCCGCGCCGGAGGATGCGCTGCTGGTGCGCGTGGAGAAGCCGTCGGCGGTGCCGCTGAGCTCGCTGCACGGCCGGCGCGACGACGTCGGCCGCACGTTGCGCCTGGGTATCGAGCGGGTCCTCGACGCTGCCGAGTTGGGCGAGTTCTCGTTCCGGCCGCAGCAGGGTCTGGCGCGCTCGGTGTTCGTGTCGCTGGAGCGGCTGCAGGGCGAGCTGGAGCAGGAGGGGCGGGTCAATACGCTGCTGCTCGGTCATGGCCCGGCAACGGGGAGCGACGACGGCGGATTCGGAGCCGTCGAGGACGCGGCGCGGCAGGCAGCGGCCGAAGCCGCAGTGCGTGACGAAGCGACCCTCGAGGATCTCGGCCTCCGGGTTCGCGCAATCGCCGACCATGGCGCGGTGGCCGTCGAGTCGGAAGCGGGGCTGTTGACCGACGCCACGGTAGCCGCGGTGGAGAGCGTGGCGTCCGGGCTGGGCGTGCGGGCCGAGCCGGTGCTCTCGTACCTGGCGAACCAGATCCGCAGCGGGGAGCGGGTCACGCCGTACTCGGTGATCGCGGCGCGGGACCTCGCGGCAGTGGGCGACGCGGACCTGACCGCCCCTTCCGAGGCGGCTGCGCCGGTCATCCTGAATCAGTGGACGGCGGACGATCTGGATGTCGGGCCGGGTGATCCGCTGACGATCGAGTACTACCTCTGGGCGGACGAGGGACGCCTGACTACGCACGAGGCCGAATTGCGCGTGGCCGGCGTCGTGCCGATCGCCGGCGCGGCCGCCGATCCCGATCTCACGCCGGACTATCCCGGGATCACGGAGGCAACCAACGTCATCGACTGGGACCCGCCGTTTCCGGTCGACCTCGAGTTGATCCGCCCGGTCGACGAGACGTATTGGGACGACTACCGGACGACGCCCAAGGCGTTCATTCCCCTGGCCGCCGGGCAGCGGATGTGGGCGTCGCGGTGGGGACAGGTGACGTCGGTCCGACTGTATCCGGCGCCGGGCGAGGACCTCGCGGCGACCCGCGACCGGCTGGCTGCCGCCCTGCGCGAGGCGCTCGACCCGCTGGCTCTGGGTTTCGTCGTCTACCCGGCGCGCTCCCTGGCGCTCGAGGCGTCCGCGGGGGTGACCGACTTCGGGCTCTACTTCATCTACTTCAGCTTCTTCCTCGTGGTGTCGGCGCTGCTCCTGGCGAGCCTCTTCTTCCGCCTCGGCGTGGAGCAGCGCCTGCGCGAGCTGGGGCTGCTGCGCGCCACCGGGTTCCCCGCAGGTGCCATTCGGCGCGTGTTCCTGGCCGAGGCGGGCATTCTGTCGGTAGCCGGGAGCGCGCTCGGCGTCGTCGGCGCGGTGCTGTACGCGGAGCTCATCATGCTCGGCCTGCGGACCTGGTGGGTCGATGCGGTGGGGACGACGCGGCTCACCCTCGACGCCTCGCCGGCGATGCTGGGCGCCGGCGCTGCCGGCGGCGTGCTGGCCGCCCTGGGATCCATCGCCTGGACGCTGCGCGCTCTGGCCCCGGCCTCGCCGCGCAGCCTGCTGACCGGTGCGGTCGCGGAGGTGACCGGGGTCGCGGAGGTCGTCGCCCCGGAATCGCCTTCCGGATCGCGGGCCTGGCGGGTCGGCGCCGCGCTGACGGGCGTCGGGTTCGTCCTGATCGCGCTGGCGGCGGCCGGGTCGATCGGCGCCACGGGCGGGTTCTTCGGCGGCGGCCTGACGCTGCTGGCCGCCCTGCTCGTGCTGGCGTGGGCGTGCCTGAACCAGCGTCCGGGCCGCTCCTCGGACGGCTCCTGGTCGGTGTCGCAGGTCGGGTTCCGCAACGCGTCGTACCGCCCGGGCCGCAGCGTGCTCTGCATCGCCCTGATCGCGTTCGCGGCGTTCATCATCGTGGCGGTCGATGCATTCCGCCGCGAGGGCGCGGGCGACGCGCTCGACCGGTCCTCGGGCACCGGGGGCTATACCCTTCTCGCGGACACGCTCCTGCCGGTGGTGCACGATCCCACGACGCCGGAGGGACGGAGCGAGCTCTTTCTGGACGACCTGTTCGCGGAGGGCGAGCCGCTCGCCGGGGTGACCTTGGCGCGTTTCCGCCTGCGCCCCGGCGAGGACGCCAGTTGCCTGAACCTGTACCAGGCGAAGGACCCGCGCGTGCTGGCCCCGTCCGCGGCGTTCGTGGCCGAGGGCCGCTTCGGCTTCGGCGCCACCGCCGCCGAGACCCCGGAAGAAAAGGCCAACCCGTGGCTGCTGCTCGACCGCGAGTTCGACGACGGCGCCATCCCCGCCCTCGCCGATGCCACGTCGCTGGCCTACGCGCTGCATCTGTCGATCGGCGACGACTTCGTGCTGAACCGCGACACCGATCGCCCGGTCACCCTGCGCATCGTCGGGGCGCTCTCGGACAGCATCTTCCAGCGTGAGCTGCTGATCGGCGAGCGTCACTTCGAGCGCGTGTTCCCGGACTACGACGGCTATCGTTTCTTTCTCATCGACGCGCCGCCCGAGCGCGCGGGGGAGGTGAGCGCGGCCCTCGAGGACCGGCTGGTCGACTTCGGTTTCGACGTCGTCTCCGCCGCGGAACGCCTGGCGGCGTTTCATCGCGTCGAGAACACCTATCTGGCGACGTTTCAGACCCTGGGCGGCCTCGGCCTCGTCCTCGGCACGTTCGGGCTCGGCGCGGTCCTGCTGCGTAACGTGCTGGAACGGCGCCGCGAGCTCGCCCTGATGCGGGCGGTGGGCTACAACGCCGGCCACCTGTCGGCGATGGTGCTGGCGGAGAACGCCTTCCTGCTCTTCGCCGGGCTGGCCATCGGCGCCGGATGCGCCATCGTCGCCATCGCGCCGGCGTGGCTGGAACGGGGGGGCGGGGTTCCGCTGCTCTCCCTCGGCGGCCTGCTCTTCATCGTCGTCGCCACCGGCCTGGCCGCGTCGCTGGCCGCTACGGTCGCGGCGGTGCGGTCGCCACTTCTCGGATCGCTGCGCGCCGAGTAG
- a CDS encoding ABC transporter ATP-binding protein, which produces MLEVSQLSKTYPTVRGPLPILTDVSFSLSRGDAASIMGPSGSGKSTLLYIVGGLEPPTSGKVTLDGADPFALDERQQAAFRNSQVGFVFQDHLLLPQCTVLENVLVPTLVNAPDAAVTDRARSLLEHVGLQDRLDHRPAELSGGERQRVALARALIRKPPLVVCDEPTGNLDRRSADTITSLLFELHERQNNVLLVVTHNPELAGRCPIRYRLDNQKLAPAPA; this is translated from the coding sequence TTGCTCGAAGTCAGCCAGCTCAGCAAGACATACCCGACGGTCCGCGGGCCGTTGCCGATCCTGACCGACGTTTCGTTCTCGCTCTCGCGCGGGGACGCGGCGTCGATCATGGGTCCTTCGGGAAGCGGCAAGAGCACGCTCCTCTACATCGTGGGCGGACTCGAGCCGCCGACGAGCGGGAAGGTGACCCTCGACGGCGCCGACCCGTTCGCGCTCGACGAGCGGCAGCAGGCCGCCTTTCGGAACTCGCAGGTCGGTTTCGTCTTTCAGGACCATCTCCTGTTGCCGCAGTGCACGGTGCTGGAGAACGTGCTGGTGCCGACGCTGGTCAATGCGCCCGATGCGGCGGTCACCGACCGCGCGCGATCGTTGCTGGAGCACGTCGGGTTGCAGGACCGCCTGGACCATCGGCCGGCCGAGCTGTCGGGCGGCGAACGCCAGCGGGTCGCCCTCGCACGGGCGCTCATCCGGAAGCCGCCGCTCGTCGTCTGCGACGAGCCGACCGGGAACCTCGATCGCCGGTCGGCGGACACCATCACGTCGCTGCTCTTCGAGCTGCACGAGCGGCAGAACAACGTGCTGCTGGTCGTGACGCACAATCCGGAGCTGGCTGGCCGCTGCCCCATCCGCTACCGCCTCGACAACCAGAAGCTCGCCCCCGCGCCCGCCTAG
- a CDS encoding aldehyde dehydrogenase, which yields MIHFPALRWGTPYRSLDIDKVVHFDTGEPVAEVSQANPGIVARDLRKAARARQVLRQAHPADLLQMVKKAAELFSTAELPLGDGTQTPDEFVRQQSATTGLPEHMCRMNMEKLRYVLEHIDEILASLTRHLDPGILARGYGEEAGVMRSYQATTSVLGMVLPSNSPGVHSLWLPIIPLQIGLVLKPGPQEPWTPWRMTQAFFEAGVPREAVALYPGQGEVGAAVLNNCPRSLIFGGTATVEQYAGNPGVQVHGPGFSKILLGDDEADNWEQHLDLMVDSVLINSGRSCINCSGIWTPRNGRAIAAALAERLGPIAPLPPEDPNAALAAFTVPGQAPAISADIDAALDEGGVDEVTAAHHPDGRLVSRERCDYLRPTVVYCPSPDVAMAKKEYMFPFVTVVECEQRKMIGAIGQTLVATGLTSDARFEQELLDARNIDRLNLGPIPTIKLNWLQPHEGNIVDFLFRPRAFQRAS from the coding sequence GTGATTCATTTTCCAGCACTCCGGTGGGGCACGCCCTACCGGAGCCTCGACATCGACAAGGTCGTCCACTTCGACACCGGCGAGCCGGTGGCCGAGGTCAGCCAGGCCAATCCCGGCATCGTCGCGCGCGATCTGCGCAAGGCGGCACGCGCCCGGCAGGTGCTTCGCCAGGCGCACCCGGCCGATCTCCTGCAGATGGTGAAGAAGGCGGCCGAGCTCTTCTCCACCGCCGAGCTGCCGCTCGGCGACGGCACGCAGACGCCGGACGAGTTCGTCCGGCAGCAGTCCGCCACCACCGGGCTTCCCGAGCACATGTGCCGGATGAACATGGAGAAGCTCCGGTACGTGCTCGAACACATCGATGAGATCCTCGCCTCGCTGACGCGCCATCTCGACCCCGGCATCCTCGCGCGGGGTTACGGAGAAGAGGCCGGCGTGATGCGCAGCTATCAGGCCACCACGTCCGTGCTCGGGATGGTGCTGCCGTCGAACTCGCCGGGCGTGCACAGCCTGTGGCTGCCGATCATCCCGCTGCAGATCGGTCTGGTGCTCAAGCCCGGACCGCAGGAGCCGTGGACGCCCTGGCGCATGACGCAGGCGTTCTTCGAGGCGGGCGTGCCGCGCGAGGCGGTGGCGCTCTACCCGGGCCAGGGCGAGGTGGGCGCCGCCGTGCTCAACAACTGCCCGCGCAGCCTGATCTTCGGCGGGACCGCCACGGTGGAGCAGTACGCCGGCAACCCGGGCGTCCAGGTGCACGGACCCGGCTTCAGCAAGATCCTGCTCGGCGACGACGAGGCGGACAACTGGGAGCAGCACCTTGACCTGATGGTCGACAGCGTGCTGATCAACAGCGGACGGAGCTGCATCAACTGTTCCGGCATCTGGACCCCGCGCAACGGCCGGGCGATCGCCGCGGCGCTGGCCGAGAGGCTCGGGCCGATCGCGCCGTTGCCGCCCGAGGATCCGAACGCGGCCCTCGCGGCGTTCACGGTGCCGGGGCAGGCGCCGGCCATCTCGGCCGACATCGACGCCGCGCTCGACGAGGGAGGCGTGGACGAAGTGACGGCGGCGCACCATCCCGACGGGCGTCTGGTGTCGCGCGAGCGGTGCGACTACCTGCGCCCGACGGTCGTCTACTGCCCGTCCCCCGACGTGGCGATGGCGAAGAAGGAGTACATGTTCCCCTTCGTCACCGTGGTCGAGTGCGAGCAGCGGAAGATGATCGGCGCGATCGGCCAGACGCTGGTCGCGACGGGGCTGACCAGCGATGCGCGGTTCGAGCAGGAGCTGCTCGACGCGCGGAACATCGACCGTCTGAACCTCGGTCCGATTCCGACGATCAAGCTCAACTGGCTGCAGCCGCACGAGGGCAACATCGTCGACTTTCTCTTCCGGCCGCGCGCATTCCAGCGCGCGTCGTAG
- a CDS encoding DUF4399 domain-containing protein produces MRFDSLRTIAATGLAIVMLAAGAAGAAAREEARVFFVSPADGSQHADDVVSIEFGAENYPISAIPEGFDQETGTPRDGVGHYHLGYNTGCLPVGKIIPQGEGWQHFGDGSSTTTLENAPAGTYELTVQIGDDQHRTQEGLCATISIEVTD; encoded by the coding sequence ATGCGATTCGACAGTTTGAGAACGATTGCGGCGACCGGTCTGGCGATCGTGATGTTGGCGGCGGGCGCTGCCGGCGCGGCGGCCCGGGAGGAGGCGCGGGTCTTCTTCGTGTCGCCGGCCGACGGATCACAGCATGCGGACGACGTTGTCAGCATCGAGTTCGGGGCCGAGAACTATCCGATCTCCGCCATTCCGGAGGGCTTCGATCAGGAGACGGGCACGCCGCGCGACGGTGTGGGTCACTACCACCTGGGCTACAACACGGGTTGCCTGCCGGTGGGCAAGATCATCCCGCAGGGCGAGGGCTGGCAGCACTTCGGTGACGGCTCGAGCACGACGACCCTGGAGAACGCGCCGGCCGGCACCTACGAGCTGACCGTGCAGATTGGCGACGATCAGCACCGGACGCAGGAAGGCCTCTGCGCGACCATCAGCATCGAGGTGACCGACTAG
- a CDS encoding DUF4399 domain-containing protein gives MRTDLLRVNWKVMACLVLVPALAVFGCGGGGGGMEAEPEVAEEPMEEEAPAPSGPPRVFFVAPLDGDQISSDHDVEVEFGAENFMIAAIPEGFDPEADAPRADVGHYHLGVDTGCLPAGEIIPEGQGWVHFGDGSNVFTLQVEPAAYELTLQIGDDLHRTQEGLCETISIEVADGI, from the coding sequence ATGCGAACCGATCTACTACGCGTCAACTGGAAAGTCATGGCCTGCCTGGTCCTCGTGCCGGCGCTCGCGGTCTTCGGCTGCGGCGGCGGTGGCGGCGGCATGGAGGCTGAGCCCGAGGTGGCCGAAGAGCCGATGGAGGAGGAGGCGCCCGCGCCGAGCGGACCGCCGCGGGTCTTCTTCGTCGCGCCGCTGGACGGCGATCAGATCTCGAGCGACCACGACGTGGAGGTCGAGTTCGGCGCCGAGAACTTCATGATCGCGGCCATTCCCGAGGGGTTCGACCCCGAGGCCGACGCGCCGCGGGCCGACGTGGGCCACTATCACCTGGGCGTCGATACCGGTTGCCTGCCGGCCGGGGAGATCATCCCGGAGGGCCAGGGATGGGTGCACTTCGGCGACGGCTCGAACGTGTTCACGCTGCAGGTCGAGCCGGCGGCCTACGAGCTCACCCTGCAGATCGGCGACGATCTGCACCGCACGCAGGAGGGGCTCTGCGAGACGATCAGCATCGAGGTAGCCGACGGGATCTGA